From Peromyscus maniculatus bairdii isolate BWxNUB_F1_BW_parent chromosome 8, HU_Pman_BW_mat_3.1, whole genome shotgun sequence, a single genomic window includes:
- the Omg gene encoding oligodendrocyte-myelin glycoprotein, with product MMALMEYQILKMSSCLFILLFLTPGILCICPLQCICTERHRHVDCSGRNLTTLPPGLQENIIYLNLSYNHFTDLHNQLTQYTNLRTLDISNNRLESLPAQLPRSLWNMSAANNNIKLLDKSDTAYQWNLKYLDVSKNMLEKVVLIKNTLRSLEVLNLSSNKLWTVPTNMPSKLHIVDLSNNSLTQILPGTLINLTNLTHLYLHNNKFTFIPDQSFDQLLQLQEITLHNNRWSCDHKQNITYLLKWIMETKAHVIGTPCSDQVSSLKEQSMYPTPPGFTTSLFTISGMQTVDTINSLSMVTQPKVTKIPKHYRGKETTFGVTLSRDTTFTSTDKALVPYPEDTATEMTNSHEAAAATLTIHLQDGMMSNTSLTSATKSSPTPMTLSITSGMPNNFSENPQQSTTLNLRREETTANVKTQLPSVASTWKVNVSLLFMLNAVVMLAS from the exons ATGATG GCTTTGATGGAATATCAGATACTGAAAATGTCTTCCTGCCTGTTCATCCTTCTGTTTCTCACGCCTGGCATTTTATGCATTTGTCCTCTCCAATGTATATGCACAGAGAGGCACAGGCATGTGGACTGTTCAGGCAGAAACTTGACTACATTACCACCTGGACTGCAAGagaacattatatatttaaacttGTCTTATAACCACTTTACTGATCTGCATAACCAGTTAACCCAATATACCAATCTGAGGACCCTGGATATTTCAAACAACAGGCTTGAAAGTCTGCCTGCTCAGTTACCTCGGTCTCTCTGGAACATGTCTGCTGCTAACAACAACATTAAACTTCTTGACAAATCTGATACTGCTTATCAGTGGAACCTTAAATACCTGGATGTTTCTAAGAATATGCTGGAAAAAGTTGTTCTTATTAAAAATACCCTAAGAAGTCTTGAGGTTCTGAACCTCAGCAGTAACAAACTTTGGACAGTTCCAACCAACATGCCTTCCAAACTACATATTGTGGACCTGTCTAATAACTCACTGACACAAATCCTTCCAGGGACATTAATAAACCTGACAAATCTCACACATCTTTACCTACACAACAATAAATTCACATTCATTCCAGATCAGTCTTTTGACCAACTCTTGCAGCTGCAAGAAATAACGCTTCATAATAACAGGTGGTCATGTGACCATAAACAAAACATTACTTACTTACTGAAGTGGATAATGGAAACAAAAGCCCATGTGATAGGGACTCCTTGTTCTGACCAAGTATCTTCTCTGAAGGAACAGAGCATGTACCCCACACCTCCTGGATTTACCACAAGCTTATTTACTATCAGTGGGATGCAGACTGTGGACACCATTAACTCTTTGAGTATGGTAACTCAACCCAAAGTGACCAAAATACCCAAACACTATCGAGGAAAGGAAACTACATTTGGTGTCACACTAAGCAGAGATACTACTTTTACTAGCACTGATAAGGCTTTGGTGCCCTATCCAGAAgacacagccacagaaatgacCAATTCACATGAAGCAGCAGCTGCAACTCTTACTATTCACCTTCAAGATGGAATGATGTCAAACACAAGCCTCACTAGTGCAACCAAGTCATCCCCAACACCCATGACCCTAAGTATCACTAGTGGCATGCCAAATAACTTCTCTGAAAATCCTCAACAAAGCACAACCCTCAACTTACGGAGGGAAGAAACCACTGCAAATGTAAAGACCCAGTTACCTTCTGTGGCTAGTACTTGGAAAGTAAATGTTTCACTTCTCTTTATGCTCAATGCTGTAGTCATGCTGGCTAGTTGA